Proteins encoded together in one Dechloromonas sp. HYN0024 window:
- a CDS encoding CaiB/BaiF CoA-transferase family protein, translating into MTGAQGDGGQKPLAGLKVVELGTLIAGPFCTRIMGEFGAEVIKVESPDGGDPLRKWRKLYEGTSLWWAVQGRNKKSVTANLKHPEGREFVRQLIAGADILVENFRPGVLEKLGLSWEALKADNPGLVMVRLSGFGQTGPYKDQPGFGAVGESMGGLRYITGFPDRPPVRTGISIGDSIAALWGAIGALMALRHREVNGGAGQVVDVALYEAVFAMMESMVPEFDVFGFVRERTGNIMPGITPSSTHTTRDGKHVTIGANGDAIFRRFMRAIGRADLADDSALADNAGRDARRDEIYALIDSWAAEHDEAEVLTILAAAEVPSSRVYSAVDMFADPQFIARQMFESASLPDGKEFRIPGIVPKLSETPGSTEWLGAALGAHTDEVLGSLGYSPESIVTLRAVGAV; encoded by the coding sequence ATGACAGGGGCGCAAGGAGATGGGGGGCAAAAGCCGCTGGCCGGCCTCAAGGTGGTCGAACTCGGGACGCTGATTGCCGGGCCGTTCTGTACCCGCATCATGGGCGAGTTTGGTGCCGAGGTGATCAAGGTCGAGTCTCCCGATGGTGGCGACCCGCTGCGCAAGTGGCGCAAGCTCTACGAAGGTACGTCCTTGTGGTGGGCGGTGCAGGGACGCAACAAGAAATCGGTGACGGCCAATCTCAAACATCCCGAGGGGCGTGAATTTGTCCGCCAACTCATCGCCGGGGCCGATATCCTGGTCGAAAATTTTCGACCAGGCGTGCTGGAAAAGCTCGGTCTTAGCTGGGAGGCCCTGAAAGCCGACAATCCGGGGCTGGTCATGGTCCGTCTTTCCGGCTTCGGGCAGACCGGGCCGTACAAGGATCAGCCGGGTTTCGGTGCGGTTGGCGAGTCGATGGGCGGTCTGCGCTACATCACCGGCTTTCCCGACCGTCCGCCGGTGCGCACCGGGATTTCCATCGGTGATTCGATTGCTGCGCTGTGGGGGGCGATTGGCGCATTGATGGCGCTCCGTCATCGCGAAGTCAATGGCGGGGCCGGGCAGGTGGTTGATGTGGCCCTCTACGAGGCGGTTTTCGCCATGATGGAGTCGATGGTCCCGGAGTTCGACGTCTTCGGCTTCGTGCGCGAGCGAACCGGCAACATCATGCCGGGCATCACCCCATCAAGTACCCATACCACCAGGGATGGCAAGCATGTGACGATTGGGGCCAATGGCGACGCTATCTTCCGGCGTTTCATGCGGGCCATCGGTCGCGCTGATCTGGCCGATGATTCGGCACTGGCTGACAATGCCGGGCGCGATGCTCGGCGCGACGAGATTTACGCACTGATCGACAGCTGGGCTGCCGAGCACGACGAAGCCGAGGTGCTGACCATCCTGGCGGCGGCGGAAGTGCCTTCGTCCCGCGTTTATTCGGCAGTGGACATGTTTGCCGATCCCCAATTCATCGCCCGTCAGATGTTTGAATCGGCCAGCCTGCCGGACGGCAAGGAGTTCAGGATTCCCGGCATCGTGCCGAAACTGTCGGAAACGCCGGGTAGTACCGAATGGCTGGGGGCTGCGCTCGGCGCACATACCGATGAAGTGCTGGGCAGTCTCGGCTATTCGCCGGAAAGCATTGTCACCTTGCGGGCCGTCGGTGCGGTTTAG
- a CDS encoding tryptophan synthase subunit beta like protein, translated as MPLGEAREAMSADNPEVLQFIHERWRQNELDVLDRDFVRVIEDTIELLIAKDLILFTDLPPKVQDKLMRRKEVRQLKQFEGNFGAGGDDIIPL; from the coding sequence ATGCCGCTGGGTGAGGCCAGAGAAGCCATGTCGGCCGATAATCCCGAGGTCTTGCAATTCATTCACGAGCGCTGGCGACAGAATGAACTCGATGTGCTGGACCGGGATTTCGTCCGGGTCATCGAGGACACCATCGAACTGCTCATCGCCAAGGATCTCATCCTGTTTACCGATCTGCCGCCCAAGGTCCAGGACAAGCTGATGCGTCGCAAGGAAGTGCGTCAGTTGAAGCAGTTCGAGGGTAATTTCGGCGCTGGCGGCGACGACATCATTCCCCTCTGA
- a CDS encoding ankyrin repeat domain-containing protein: MGLLLTASLPVFSALPDPVAFTINMELGDVRQAERWLDEGMSPDFMGSRIGTGLMIGAWEGKLDLMRLFLARGADINKLNANGESAIALAAWRGNLEVVKWLLDNGARINAPRRKWSALHYAVFAGHAEVSDFLIAQGADINAQSTNGSSVLMMAVYEGKTALARKLIEKGADRTPRNDWGDGALEWAMRHDRLEIARMVSNPEEFNIAVSQPKEKWGEPVRSMRSSKELEELLSMREKLVERGMSPTAIDKRIATERMRIVRAEMDRAKPARAATMEITASRKKPQEQSATIVYDDSGKPAGFKAPPATYFGTPKMPAKVPVKNY, encoded by the coding sequence ATGGGGCTGCTGCTGACGGCTTCGCTACCGGTTTTTTCAGCCTTGCCGGACCCGGTGGCTTTTACCATCAACATGGAACTTGGCGATGTCAGGCAGGCGGAACGCTGGCTCGATGAGGGTATGTCGCCTGATTTCATGGGTAGCCGAATCGGCACGGGTCTGATGATCGGTGCCTGGGAAGGCAAACTCGATCTGATGCGCCTGTTCTTGGCACGTGGCGCTGATATCAACAAGTTGAACGCCAATGGCGAATCGGCCATTGCGCTGGCTGCCTGGCGCGGCAATCTCGAGGTGGTCAAGTGGTTGCTCGACAATGGTGCCCGCATCAATGCACCGCGCCGGAAATGGTCGGCCCTGCATTACGCGGTATTTGCCGGGCATGCCGAGGTGTCCGATTTTCTCATCGCCCAGGGGGCTGACATCAATGCCCAGAGCACCAATGGTTCGTCGGTGCTGATGATGGCGGTCTATGAAGGCAAGACAGCACTCGCCCGCAAACTGATCGAAAAAGGGGCTGATCGCACGCCCCGGAACGACTGGGGTGATGGCGCACTGGAGTGGGCGATGCGCCATGATCGTCTGGAAATCGCCCGCATGGTCAGCAATCCCGAGGAGTTCAATATTGCGGTGAGCCAGCCCAAGGAAAAATGGGGGGAGCCAGTCCGTTCAATGCGCAGCTCGAAGGAATTGGAGGAATTGCTGAGCATGCGCGAGAAACTGGTTGAACGCGGTATGTCGCCGACCGCCATCGACAAGCGTATCGCCACCGAGCGGATGCGTATCGTGCGCGCTGAAATGGATCGCGCCAAGCCGGCGCGGGCTGCGACGATGGAAATTACCGCCAGCCGCAAGAAGCCGCAGGAGCAATCGGCGACCATCGTGTATGATGACAGTGGCAAGCCGGCGGGTTTCAAAGCGCCGCCTGCGACCTATTTCGGGACACCAAAAATGCCAGCCAAAGTGCCGGTCAAAAATTATTGA
- the murI gene encoding glutamate racemase → MTSHPIAVFDSGLGGLTVLSALRERLPQEDFFYFADTRFLPYGDRPEAFLRDRGVLIARALVRRGAKALVIACNTATAAAAEAIRAAVDLPVVALEPGVKPAVALTRSGVIGVLATTRTLESERFQRLVGNHANQHRVIAQACPGLAEAIEAEGPDSPRVASLLDTFVAPLAAAAADVVVLGCTHYPWVAAAIAQRMPVGTTLLDTGEPVARQLERLLAAGSLLGGGEGRMTVATSGAPATVIATVDRLFGHKLNIEHWEP, encoded by the coding sequence TTGACTTCCCATCCCATCGCCGTTTTCGATTCCGGTCTCGGCGGCCTGACGGTACTAAGCGCCTTGCGCGAGCGGCTGCCGCAGGAAGATTTCTTCTATTTTGCCGATACCCGGTTTTTGCCCTACGGTGACCGCCCCGAGGCCTTCCTGCGCGACCGTGGTGTGCTGATCGCCAGGGCGCTGGTACGGCGCGGGGCCAAGGCGCTGGTGATTGCCTGCAATACGGCGACGGCAGCTGCCGCTGAGGCGATTCGGGCGGCCGTCGATTTGCCTGTCGTGGCCCTGGAGCCGGGCGTCAAGCCGGCGGTGGCGCTGACCCGAAGTGGGGTCATCGGGGTGCTGGCGACGACGCGGACACTGGAGAGCGAGCGGTTTCAGCGGCTGGTCGGCAACCATGCCAACCAGCATCGGGTGATTGCCCAGGCTTGTCCGGGGCTGGCCGAAGCGATTGAGGCCGAGGGGCCGGACAGCCCGCGGGTAGCCAGCTTGCTCGATACATTTGTGGCACCGCTGGCCGCTGCGGCGGCGGATGTCGTGGTGCTCGGCTGCACGCATTACCCGTGGGTGGCAGCGGCGATTGCCCAGCGCATGCCGGTCGGGACGACCTTGCTTGATACCGGCGAGCCAGTGGCGCGTCAGCTTGAACGCCTGCTGGCAGCGGGCAGCCTGCTCGGCGGCGGCGAAGGCCGCATGACGGTGGCGACGAGCGGTGCGCCGGCCACGGTGATCGCCACGGTCGACCGCCTGTTCGGGCACAAACTGAACATAGAACACTGGGAGCCTTGA
- a CDS encoding RNA methyltransferase, which translates to METITRKQAVQSYTGYSCIGLYNPKGPENVGSIMRAAGCYGVNSVFYTGKRYERAVEFRTDTKQVHLQLPLIGVDDLQQVIPFGCVPVAIEVHPDAKPLTEYQHPERAFYIFGPEDGSLKKNVTSWCRDIVYIPTHGCMNLAATVNVVLYDRMLKAAGRRFTAESGGA; encoded by the coding sequence ATGGAAACCATCACCCGAAAACAGGCCGTGCAGAGCTACACCGGCTATTCATGCATCGGCCTTTACAACCCAAAAGGCCCGGAAAACGTCGGCTCGATCATGCGCGCCGCCGGTTGCTACGGCGTCAATAGTGTTTTCTATACCGGCAAACGGTATGAGCGCGCCGTCGAGTTTCGTACCGACACCAAGCAGGTTCACCTGCAACTGCCGCTGATCGGTGTCGATGACCTGCAGCAGGTCATCCCCTTTGGTTGTGTCCCGGTCGCCATCGAAGTGCATCCGGATGCCAAACCGCTCACCGAATATCAGCACCCCGAACGCGCCTTTTACATCTTCGGCCCGGAGGATGGCAGCCTCAAAAAGAACGTTACCTCGTGGTGTCGCGATATTGTGTACATTCCGACGCACGGCTGCATGAATCTCGCTGCGACAGTCAATGTGGTGCTTTATGACCGCATGCTGAAGGCGGCTGGCCGTCGCTTCACAGCCGAATCCGGGGGGGCGTAA
- a CDS encoding NADP-dependent isocitrate dehydrogenase produces MAGGKSKIIYTLTDEAPLLATCAFLPIVRSFTAPAGIEIEKADISVSARVLSEFSEFLPDDQKVPNTLGELGKRCLLPETNIIKLPNISASVAQLKACVKELQEKGYKIPDYPESANTDEEKALKARFGKCLGSAVNPVLREGNSDRRAPGAVKNYAKKRPHSMGEWKQWSQTHVSHMEHGDFYHGEKSMTLDKAREVRMEIIAKGGKTTVLKPKLSLLEGEIIDSMFMSKKALCDFYEAQLEDCRQSGILFSLHVKATMMKVSHPIVFGHCVKIYYKEAFEKHGKTFAELGINVNNGMVDLYDKIKNLPESKRDEIIRDLHACQEHRPRLAMVDSAKGITNFHSPNDIIVDASMPAMIRQGGKMWGADGKQYDSKCVMPESTFARIYQEMINFVKWHGNFDPKTMGTVPNVGLMAQQAEEYGSHDKTFEIAEDGIANIVDNATGEVLLTQNVEQGDIWRMCQVKDAPIRDWVKLAVTRARQSGMPAIFWLDSYRPHENELIKKVQKYLKDHDTSGLDIQIMSQVRAMRYTLERVARGLDTISVTGNILRDYLTDLFPIMELGTSAKMLSIVPLMNGGGMYETGAGGSAPKHVQQLTQENHLRWDSLGEFLALAVSLEELGIKEGNKRAVLLAKTLDAATGKLLDNNKSPSPKTGELDNRGSQFYLAMYWSQELAAQTEDKELAAKFATLAKTLSDNEGQIVAEMKSVQGKPVDIGGYYKADAEKCKAVMRPSPTLNAALKAARG; encoded by the coding sequence ATGGCTGGTGGAAAATCAAAGATCATTTACACGCTGACGGACGAGGCACCGCTGCTGGCAACCTGTGCATTCCTGCCCATCGTGCGCAGTTTCACAGCCCCGGCTGGCATCGAAATCGAGAAGGCTGACATCTCCGTGTCGGCACGTGTTCTCTCCGAATTCTCCGAGTTCCTGCCGGACGATCAGAAAGTCCCGAATACCCTTGGCGAGTTGGGCAAGCGCTGCCTGCTGCCGGAAACCAACATCATCAAGCTGCCCAACATCTCGGCTTCGGTGGCGCAGCTCAAGGCCTGCGTCAAGGAACTGCAGGAAAAGGGCTACAAGATCCCCGATTACCCGGAAAGCGCCAATACGGACGAAGAAAAGGCCCTCAAGGCCCGCTTCGGCAAGTGTCTCGGCTCCGCAGTCAATCCGGTGCTGCGCGAAGGCAACTCCGACCGCCGTGCTCCGGGCGCCGTCAAGAATTACGCCAAGAAGCGTCCGCACTCCATGGGCGAATGGAAACAATGGTCGCAGACCCACGTTTCGCACATGGAACACGGCGACTTCTACCACGGTGAAAAGTCGATGACCCTCGACAAGGCCCGTGAAGTCCGCATGGAAATCATCGCCAAGGGTGGCAAGACCACCGTGTTGAAGCCGAAGCTCTCCCTGCTTGAAGGCGAGATCATTGACTCGATGTTCATGAGCAAGAAGGCACTCTGCGACTTCTACGAAGCCCAACTGGAAGACTGCCGCCAGTCCGGCATCCTCTTCTCGCTGCACGTCAAGGCGACGATGATGAAGGTCTCGCACCCCATCGTTTTCGGCCATTGCGTCAAGATTTACTACAAGGAAGCCTTCGAAAAGCATGGCAAGACCTTTGCCGAGCTGGGCATCAACGTCAATAACGGCATGGTCGATCTGTACGACAAGATCAAGAACCTGCCGGAATCCAAGCGCGACGAGATCATCCGCGACCTGCACGCCTGTCAGGAACACCGTCCGCGTCTGGCCATGGTCGATTCGGCCAAGGGCATCACCAACTTCCATTCGCCCAACGACATCATCGTCGACGCCTCGATGCCGGCCATGATCCGCCAGGGCGGCAAGATGTGGGGCGCTGACGGCAAGCAGTACGACAGCAAGTGCGTCATGCCGGAATCGACCTTTGCCCGCATTTACCAGGAGATGATCAATTTCGTCAAATGGCATGGCAACTTCGATCCGAAGACCATGGGCACCGTCCCCAACGTCGGCCTGATGGCCCAGCAGGCCGAAGAATACGGCTCGCACGACAAGACCTTCGAAATTGCTGAAGACGGCATCGCCAACATCGTCGATAACGCTACCGGCGAAGTGCTGCTGACGCAAAACGTTGAACAGGGCGACATCTGGCGTATGTGTCAGGTCAAGGATGCGCCGATCCGCGATTGGGTCAAGCTCGCCGTGACCCGTGCCCGCCAGTCCGGCATGCCGGCCATTTTCTGGCTGGACAGCTATCGTCCGCACGAAAACGAGCTGATCAAGAAGGTCCAGAAGTACCTCAAGGATCACGACACCAGCGGTCTCGACATTCAGATCATGTCGCAGGTTCGCGCCATGCGTTACACCCTCGAGCGCGTCGCCCGTGGCCTTGACACCATCTCGGTGACCGGCAACATCCTGCGTGATTACCTAACCGACCTGTTCCCGATCATGGAACTGGGCACCTCGGCCAAGATGCTCTCCATCGTTCCGCTGATGAACGGCGGCGGCATGTACGAAACCGGTGCTGGCGGTTCGGCTCCGAAGCACGTCCAGCAGCTGACCCAGGAAAACCACCTGCGTTGGGATTCGCTGGGCGAATTCCTGGCCCTCGCCGTTTCGCTCGAAGAACTCGGCATCAAGGAAGGTAACAAGCGCGCCGTCCTTCTCGCCAAGACCCTCGACGCCGCTACCGGCAAGCTGCTCGACAACAACAAGTCGCCGTCGCCGAAGACTGGCGAACTGGACAATCGTGGTTCGCAGTTCTACCTCGCCATGTACTGGTCGCAGGAACTGGCTGCTCAGACCGAGGACAAGGAACTGGCCGCCAAGTTTGCGACGCTGGCCAAGACGCTGTCCGACAACGAAGGCCAGATCGTTGCCGAGATGAAGTCGGTGCAGGGCAAGCCGGTCGATATCGGTGGCTACTACAAGGCTGATGCCGAGAAGTGCAAGGCCGTGATGCGTCCGAGCCCGACGCTGAATGCCGCACTGAAGGCGGCTCGCGGCTAA
- a CDS encoding response regulator transcription factor: MSELKQTIYVVDDDEAMRDSMTWLLEGEGYVVACFDSAESFLGARHDGMRGCLILDVRMPEMSGLELHEKLDALGSQLPVIFVTGHGDVPMAVSALQRGACDFIEKPFHNEDLLSRIVRALELDRQLSARRQRDGAISHRLDQLTQREREVMKLVVAGKLNKQIADELNISMKTVEAHRARVMEKMGVRTLAELVKSVMTIN, translated from the coding sequence ATGAGTGAACTGAAGCAAACGATTTACGTCGTCGATGACGACGAGGCCATGCGCGACTCGATGACCTGGCTGCTGGAAGGCGAAGGCTACGTCGTGGCCTGTTTCGACTCGGCCGAGAGTTTTCTCGGTGCCCGACATGACGGGATGCGTGGCTGCCTGATCCTCGATGTCCGGATGCCGGAAATGAGCGGCCTCGAACTGCACGAAAAACTGGATGCCCTCGGCTCGCAACTACCGGTCATCTTCGTGACCGGACATGGCGATGTGCCGATGGCCGTCTCCGCCCTGCAGCGGGGGGCCTGCGATTTCATTGAAAAACCCTTCCACAACGAAGACCTGCTGTCACGCATCGTCCGGGCGCTCGAACTCGACCGCCAGCTATCCGCCCGCCGTCAGCGCGACGGGGCGATCAGCCACCGCCTCGATCAGCTGACCCAGCGCGAACGTGAGGTCATGAAACTGGTCGTCGCCGGCAAGCTCAACAAGCAGATCGCCGATGAACTCAACATCAGCATGAAAACGGTCGAGGCCCACCGGGCGAGGGTCATGGAAAAAATGGGGGTGCGGACCCTGGCCGAACTGGTCAAGTCCGTGATGACCATCAACTAG
- a CDS encoding DsrE family protein produces the protein MKKLFVTLAVGFAFAQPVLADAPSDLLVMVNSGNAQTQGMAFVLATQAQEQKSGVRVLLCSEGGQLAVKGKEGTVLKPRNVTPNQMLQALMKAGAKVEVCALFLPNADLKPTDLLEGISVAKPPEVAAYMLQGNVKVLTY, from the coding sequence ATGAAAAAACTGTTTGTCACGCTGGCCGTCGGGTTTGCCTTTGCTCAGCCGGTATTGGCCGATGCGCCTTCTGATTTGCTGGTGATGGTCAATTCGGGGAATGCGCAAACCCAGGGCATGGCGTTCGTTTTGGCCACCCAGGCACAGGAGCAGAAATCTGGCGTCCGCGTATTGCTCTGCAGCGAAGGCGGGCAACTCGCCGTCAAGGGGAAGGAAGGCACCGTTCTCAAGCCGAGGAACGTTACCCCCAACCAGATGCTCCAGGCTTTGATGAAAGCCGGAGCCAAGGTTGAAGTCTGCGCCCTGTTCCTGCCCAATGCTGATCTCAAGCCGACTGACCTGCTGGAGGGGATCAGTGTTGCCAAGCCGCCCGAAGTGGCTGCTTACATGCTGCAGGGCAACGTCAAGGTGTTGACCTACTAA
- a CDS encoding energy transducer TonB, translated as MTRIDYRLFAALALSLLLHILPLLPAIDFGPKPPPSPPPMNAELRTPAATPPLSLPEQPKPNSEAPTREAKPPAKSSNKAANLPAKTWPQAVREHLKKLDQAGQFYPPEAIARGLEGEVQILLIIDEAGKVSAARVEQGSGHPLLDEAALRAVRSLQSLPADAPRQVVLPVRFRLR; from the coding sequence ATGACCCGGATCGATTACCGGCTTTTTGCGGCGCTGGCGTTGTCGCTGCTCCTGCATATATTGCCCCTGTTGCCAGCCATTGACTTTGGTCCGAAGCCGCCACCCTCGCCCCCCCCGATGAACGCCGAGCTACGGACGCCCGCTGCAACCCCACCGCTGAGCCTGCCGGAGCAACCCAAACCAAACAGCGAAGCGCCGACCAGAGAAGCCAAACCGCCTGCCAAATCAAGTAACAAAGCGGCCAACCTGCCGGCAAAGACGTGGCCCCAAGCCGTCCGTGAACATCTCAAGAAACTCGACCAGGCCGGCCAGTTCTATCCACCCGAAGCCATCGCCCGAGGACTGGAAGGCGAAGTGCAGATCCTGCTCATCATCGATGAAGCCGGCAAGGTCAGTGCCGCCCGGGTTGAACAGGGTAGCGGCCACCCCCTGCTCGATGAGGCCGCGTTGCGCGCCGTCCGTTCGCTCCAGTCCCTGCCGGCCGACGCGCCGCGTCAGGTCGTCCTGCCCGTCCGTTTCCGGCTGCGCTAG